A stretch of DNA from Bacillus sp. NP157:
GCGGCGTTGTCCATCGCATGCAGCTTGCGCATGTCGCTGGTTCCGCCGGATAGCCCCTTGAGCCCGGACTCCCGGTCGACCAGCGTCTCCAGCCGCTCCGCGTCGTAACCCTTCTCGCGCATCAGGTACAACAGCACGCCCGGGTCGAGGTCGCCCGGCCGCGTACCCATGACGATGCCGCCCGTCGGTGTCAGGCCCATGGTCGTATCGATCGACTTGCCATCGCGCACGGCGCACAGGCTCGCGCCGTTGCCGAGGTGGGCGATCACCACGCGCGAAGGGATCGCCGCGCCGAGCTGGCGGACGATCGACTCGTACGACAGCCCGTGGAAGCCGTAGCGTTCGATCCCGCCCTCGCGCAGCGCCGCAGGCAGCGGCAGGGTTTTCGCCACGGCGGGCATCGTCGCGTGGAACGCGGTGTCGAAGCAGGCGACCTGCGGCGCATCCGGGAAGGCCTTGCGTGCGCGCTTCACCATCTCCACGGCGGGCGGCACGTGCAACGGCGCGAACGCCTTGGCTTCTTCCAGGTGCGCCATCAGGGCATCGTCGATCAAGGCATGCGCGCGCACGTTCGGGCCACCGTGGACGATGCGGTGGCCGATCGCATCGGGCATCGGCAAACCCTTCCCGCGCAGCGCCGCGGTGATCGCGGCGACCGGGTCGGCATCCTTGCCGGGGGCATCGGTCTGGTCGGAGAGCAGGGTGTCGACCTGGTCGCCGTCGACGGCGTATAGGCCGTATTTGAGGGAGGAGGAGCCGGTATTGAGGGCGAGGATGTGCATGAAGATCCGTGTCTGTTTTGTAGGAGCGCGCCTGCGCGCGAATTAGCTCACCGCAAGCCTCATCGCGCGCAGGCGCGCTCCTACTATTCGGCTTGCCACTGCCAGTCGCGGACGTCGGGCAGGTCCTGGCCGTGTTCGCTGACGTAGAGCTTGTGCCGCTGGATATCGGCCCAGTAACGCTGCGTGGCTTTTTCCCGTTCACCGGCGAAGCGTGGCACGCGGTTGATCACGTCGAGGGCCAGCTGGAAGCGGTCCATGTTGTTCAGCACCATCATGTCCAGCGCCGTGGTGGTCGTGCCTTCTTCCTTGTAGCCACGCACGTGGATGTTGTCGTGGTTGTGCCGGCGGTAGGTCAGCTTGTGGATGATCCCGGGGTAGCCGTGGAAGGCGAAGATCACCGGCTTGTCCTTGGTGAACAGGTCGTCGAACACGTCGTCGTCCATGCCGTGCGGATGTTCGTCCGGCGTTTCCAGCGACATCAGGTCGACCACGTTGACCACGCGGATGCGGATGTCGGGCACGTACTCGCGCAACAGCATCACCGCGGCGAGGGTCTCCACGGTGGGTGCGTCGCCCGCGCTGGCCATCACCACGTCCGGATCGTCGCCACCGCGCCCGGCCCATTCCCAGATGCCGGCACCGGCGGTGCAGTGGCGCACGGCGGATTCGATATCCAGCCACTGCCAGTCCGGCTGCTTGCCGGCGATGATCACGTTGACGTACTGCCGGCTGCGCAGGCAATGGTCGGCCACCGAGAGCAGGCAGTTGGTATCCGGCGGCAGGTAGATCCGCACGATCTCCGACTTCTTGTTCGCCACGTGGTCGATGAAGCCCGGATCCTGGTGCGAGAAGCCGTTGTGGTCCTGGTGCCACACGTGTGAGCTCAGCAGGTAGTTAAGCGACGCGATCGGCGGACGCCACTCCATCTTGCGCGTGGTTTTCAGCCACTTCGCGTGCTGGTTGAACATCGAATCGATGATGTGGATGAAGGCTTCGTAGCAGGAGAAGAAGCCGTGGCGGCCGGTGAGCAGGTAGCCTTCCAGCCAGCCCTGACACTGGTGTTCGCTAAGCATCTCCATCACCCGGCCATCCGGCGCGAGGTCTTCGTCGACGGCCTCGTACTCGCCCAGCCAGGTCTTCGGGCTCGCCTCGTAGATCGCTTCGAGCCGGTTGGACGCGGTCTCGTCCGGCCCGAACACGCGGAAGGTGCGCATGTTCTGCCGCATCACCTCGCGCAGGAAACGACCCAGCACGCGGGTCGCCTCGGCCTTATGGTCGCCCGGCGTCTTCACCTCTTCGGAGAATTGCGCGAAGTGCGGCATATGCAGCTGCTTGAGCAACAGGCCGCCGTTGGCGTGCGGGTTCATGCCCATCCGGCGCTGGCCTTTCGGCGCAAGCGAAGCGAACTCTTCGCGGAACGCACCACGTTCGTCGAACAGCTCGTGCGCGTCGTAGCTCTTCATCCAGTCTTCGAGCAGCTTCAGGTGTTCGTCGTTCTCGAACTTCGACAGCGGCACCTGGTGCGCGCGCCACGTACCTTCCACCGGCTTGCCGTCGACCACCTTCGGCCCGGTCCAGCCCTTCGGGCTGCGGAACACGATCATCGGCCAGCGCGGACGCTTGGCGTTGTCGGCGCTTTCCTCGCGCGCTTCCTTCTGGATCCGGCGGATTTCGTCCAGGCAGGTATCCAGCGCAGCGGCGAAGGCCTGGTGCATCGGCTCGGGCTCGTGGCCTTCGACGAAGTGCGGCTCGTAACCGTAGCCACGCATCAGGTCGCGCAATTCCTCCGGCTCGATGCGCGCAAGCACCGTGGGATTGGCGATCTTGAATCCGTTGAGGTGCAGGATCGGCAGCACCGCGCCATCGCGCACGGGGTTGAGGAACTTGTTCGAATGCCAGCTCGTGGCCAGCGCGCCGGTCTCGGCTTCGCCATCGCCGACCACGCAGGCGACGATCAGGTCCGGGTTGTCGAAGGCGGCGCCATAGGCATGCGACAGCGAATAGCCGAGTTCACCGCCTTCGTGGATCGAGCCCGGGGTCTCCGGCGCGACGTGGCTGGGGATGCCATAAGGCCACGAAAACTGGCGGAACAGTTCGCGCATGCCGGCCTTGCTGCGGTCGATGCGCGGATAGATCTCGGTGTAGGAACCTTCGAGGTACGTATGGGCCACGGGGCCGGGGCCGCCGTGGCCGGGGCCCATCACGTAGATCATGTTGAGGTCGCGCTCGACGATCGCGCGGTTGAGATGGGTGTAGATGAAGTTGAGGCCCGTGG
This window harbors:
- a CDS encoding phosphoketolase family protein → MTEPLDADLLRRMHAYWRAANYLTVGQIYLRDNPLLEEPLKKEHIKHRLLGHWGTTTGLNFIYTHLNRAIVERDLNMIYVMGPGHGGPGPVAHTYLEGSYTEIYPRIDRSKAGMRELFRQFSWPYGIPSHVAPETPGSIHEGGELGYSLSHAYGAAFDNPDLIVACVVGDGEAETGALATSWHSNKFLNPVRDGAVLPILHLNGFKIANPTVLARIEPEELRDLMRGYGYEPHFVEGHEPEPMHQAFAAALDTCLDEIRRIQKEAREESADNAKRPRWPMIVFRSPKGWTGPKVVDGKPVEGTWRAHQVPLSKFENDEHLKLLEDWMKSYDAHELFDERGAFREEFASLAPKGQRRMGMNPHANGGLLLKQLHMPHFAQFSEEVKTPGDHKAEATRVLGRFLREVMRQNMRTFRVFGPDETASNRLEAIYEASPKTWLGEYEAVDEDLAPDGRVMEMLSEHQCQGWLEGYLLTGRHGFFSCYEAFIHIIDSMFNQHAKWLKTTRKMEWRPPIASLNYLLSSHVWHQDHNGFSHQDPGFIDHVANKKSEIVRIYLPPDTNCLLSVADHCLRSRQYVNVIIAGKQPDWQWLDIESAVRHCTAGAGIWEWAGRGGDDPDVVMASAGDAPTVETLAAVMLLREYVPDIRIRVVNVVDLMSLETPDEHPHGMDDDVFDDLFTKDKPVIFAFHGYPGIIHKLTYRRHNHDNIHVRGYKEEGTTTTALDMMVLNNMDRFQLALDVINRVPRFAGEREKATQRYWADIQRHKLYVSEHGQDLPDVRDWQWQAE